One stretch of Cheilinus undulatus linkage group 5, ASM1832078v1, whole genome shotgun sequence DNA includes these proteins:
- the scarf2 gene encoding scavenger receptor class F member 2 has protein sequence MEVKNSFAVVAVVCLFFCSSFSQQLNPKGRNVCKAAGSPGFVCCSGWGQLGDECLTPLCEGNFTCKENEVCVRPNECRCRHGYFGASCDTKCPAQFWGPDCKGKCNCYPNGQCDDLTGQCTCNHNRWGPNCENACMCQKGKCDQETGKCTCHPGVWGPQCNNNCYCSINSICDAMTGRCICNPGWTGRNCAIQCNCNNSPCDQFTGRCQCRERLWGPRCERYCQCVHGKCNQVDGSCTCTPGYRGKFCREPCPAGFYGQNCRNRCGHCKGQQPCKVTEGRCITCDRGWNGTRCDQLCSKGFFGENCQEVCPTCKDGHHCDPIQGKCSHCNPGWIGDRCEVRCPNGTYGENCENNCSHCFNGICHVVTGECLCDPGFYGTYCNMTCQPGQYGVNCNQTCSCNDKNCDPVSGACYLQPNQRMGVIAAGTLVSFLLIVLLSLLCCCCLCRHKDDHNKKAKRILCGRFSRISTKLPRIPLRRQKLPKVVVAHHDPENTFNCSFIEPPSVAEQPSPSSWSSQESFSSFESGDEGPVYCVPHEDSVNESKEKRSPSPAAEKPEADVNEEDAGEYTSLKDTSVTKPEGNEQPLLKSSDSEGSTSGSESAAAALYARIARLSKQSKEDDGSGKDGDSTPTPDAKRNGKPPPSPGKPKPRPPDPSTKPKVSWIHGNTTGSPQLEQQGQGGNKSLSVPKEKKRSSSDGSSKSEERQKMKEKSREQKKQEAKEAEVNGSPSKHKGLRGKKSGDEHSSPSHMEHINGVVQNALKKISNFHSSSSEKKSVDSPKETPKEPPKSPKVIHPHMNSEAATLLAAQLKEKTQSINRNEGTGLTKTNGLSTPKGNREKPTPPQKAKRTPSSGLSQQGSTKPLLPTSSSLQKMVAPVTNDQGTPDVTSPEKQDLNGSKAGDSMSDPTPKKTPIKKPPRKKGKDGTLETSESKTPQQKTAIMPPQVVK, from the exons ATGGAAGTGAAGAACTCTTTTGCTGTTGTTGCGGTGGTTTGTCTCTTCTTTTGCTCCAGTTTCAGCCAACAACTTAACCCTAAAGGACGGAATGTGTGCAAAGCAGCGGG ATCACCAGGATTTGTGTGCTGCAGTGGATGGGGGCAGCTAGGGGATGAATGCCTGACAC CTCTCTGTGAAGGCAACTTCACCTGCAAGGAGAATGAGGTGTGTGTCAGGCCGAATGAATGTCGCTGCCGTCATGGATACTTTGGAGCTAGCTGTGACACTA AGTGCCCTGCACAGTTCTGGGGCCCCGACTGCAAGGGGAAATGTAACTGTTATCCCAACGGCCAGTGTGATGACTTGACCGGCCAGTGTACCTGCAACCACAATCGTTGGGGACCTAACTGCGAGAATGCCTGCATGTGCCAAAAGGGCAAGTGTGACCAAGAGACAGGCAAATGTACATGCCACCCTGGCGTCTGGGGCCCCCAGTGCAACAACAACTGCTACTGCAGCATCAACTCCATCTGCGATGCAATGACAGGACGGTGCATATGCAATCCTGGATGGACAGGAAGGAACTGTGCAATCCAGTGCAACTGTAACAACTCACCATGTGACCAGTTCACAGGACGCTGCCAGTGCAGGGAGAGGCTGTGGGGTCCACGGTGTGAAAGGTACTGCCAGTGCGTCCACGGCAAGTGCAACCAGGTTGACGGCTCATGTACCTGCACTCCAGGGTACCGTGGGAAGTTCTGCAGAGAGCCATGTCCTGCAGGGTTCTACGGTCAGAACTGCAGGAACAG ATGTGGACACTGCAAAGGCCAGCAGCCTTGTAAGGTGACAGAGGGGCGCTGTATCACCTGTGACAGAGGCTGGAATGGGACACGGTGTGACCAGCTCTGCTCCAAAGGCTTCTTTGGCGAAAACTGCCAGGAGGTGTGTCCCACCTGCAAAGACGGACATCACTGCGACCCTATTCAGGGCAAGTGCTCTCATTGTAACCCCGGCTGGATTGGGGATAG GTGCGAGGTGCGCTGCCCCAACGGCACTTATGGTGAGAATTGCGAGAACAACTGCAGTCACTGCTTTAATGGCATATGTCATGTTGTCACTGGAGAATGCCTGTGTGACCCGGGGTTTTATGGCACCTA CTGCAACATGACCTGTCAACCTGGCCAGTATGGAGTGAACTGCAACCAGACCTGCTCATGTAATGACAAGAACTGCGATCCCGTGTCTGGTGCTTGTTATCTGC AGCCCAACCAGCGGATGGGTGTGATTGCGGCTGGAACCCTGGTCTCCTTTCTGCTGATTGTCCTGCTCTCgctgctgtgctgctgctgcctaTGCCGACATAAAGACGACCACAA CAAGAAAGCCAAACGGATCCTGTGTGGACGATTCAGCAGAATCAGCACTAAACTTCCCCGTATTCCACTGAGGCGACAGAAACTGCCCAAAGTAGTCG TAGCCCACCACGACCCAGAGAACACCTTCAACTGCAGCTTCATCGAGCCCCCATCAGTGGCCGAGCAGCCCTCCCCCTCATCCTGGTCGTCCCAGGAGTCCTTCTCTTCCTTTGAGAGCGGAGATGAGGGGCCAGTTTACTGTGTGCCCCATGAAG ACTCAGTGAATGAAAGCAAGGAGAAGCGGAGCCCTAGCCCAGCAGCAGAGAAGCCTGAAGCTGACGTAAATGAGGAGGATGCAGGGGAGTACACCTCCCTGAAAGACACAAGTGTCACAAAGCCAGAGGGCAACGAGCAGCCCTTGCTCAAGTCATCTGATAGTGAAGGCTCAACCAGTGGCTCCGAGTCCGCTGCTGCAGCCCTCTACGCCCGTATTGCCCGCCTCTCCAAGCAGTCCAAGGAGGATGATGGGAGTGGCAAAGATGGAGATAGCACTCCTACACCAGACGCTAAGCGCAATGGAAAGCCACCACCTTCACCTGGCAAGCCCAAACCACGACCACCAGACCCATCCACCAAGCCCAAAGTATCGTGGATACATGGAAATACTACAGGGTCTCCCCAGCTAGAACAGCAGGGGCAGGGGGGAAATAAGTCACTTTCAGTgccaaaagagaaaaagaggagcTCCAGCGATGGCTCATCTAAGAGCGAGGAGCGACAGAAAATGAAGGAGAAGAGCCGTGAACAAAAGAAACAGGAGGCAAAAGAGGCAGAAGTCAACGGCTCCCCAAGCAAACACAAAGGTCTGCGGGGTAAGAAGTCTGGGGATGAGCACAGCAGTCCCAGTCACATGGAGCACATCAATGGTGTGGTTCAAAATGCCCTCAAGAAGATCAGCAACTTTCATAGCTCTTCATCAGAGAAGAAGAGTGTCGACAGTCCAAAGGAGACCCCTAAGGAGCCACCAAAGAGCCCCAAGGTTATCCATCCTCACATGAACTCTGAGGCTGCCACACTCTTGGCTGCTCAGCTCAAAGAGAAAACCCAAAGTATCAACAGGAACGAGGGCACAGGTCTTACAAAGACCAATGGCCTCTCCACACCTAAGGGAAACCGGGAGAAGCCAACACCTCCACAGAAAGCCAAGAGGACCCCATCCAGTGGATTAAGTCAGCAGGGCTCTACTAAGCCCCTGTTGCCCACCTCGAGCAGCCTCCAAAAGATGGTGGCACCCGTCACCAACGACCAAGGGACCCCTGATGTCACGAGCCCGGAGAAGCAGGACTTGAACGGCTCAAAGGCAGGGGATTCAATGTCGGATCCTACACCAAAGAAGACTCCCATAAAAAAGCCTCCCAGAAAGAAAGGCAAGGATGGTACTTTGGAAACATCAGAAAGTAAAACACCCCAACAAAAGACAGCCATTATGCCACCACAGGTGGTAAaataa